Below is a window of Nicotiana tabacum cultivar K326 chromosome 19, ASM71507v2, whole genome shotgun sequence DNA.
ATATACAGAAGGCATCCTTGCAACTATTGATGGTTAAGGTTGATACTTGATAGGAAAACCGGCAATTCTAGAAACCTATCCTGTTTccttaaaaaaaactattttctaaACGAGATGTAAGCTAGGATTACTTCCAAATTGTGAACCGTGATCACTTCCTTCATTTGAAGACACTGGTGTATCTGGCATGGAATCCCTCCCTCCAAACACGCGTCGCATAAAAGCATCATCAAACTTACTCCAAAAGTAAATAATGGTTTGTGCAGGTCTTTTCAATAACATTGTCAAACTGCTTATCCGAGGAACATCACCTTCATGTTCTAGCCCGTTGAGAAGTAGGAGTCCGAGGGATAGTTCAGAAGAATTCATGTTGATGTCTTTTGATGGAGGGAGCAAGTACCTTATCAGAGGCTTTGTTATCAACCCAAACACCTAAAggatccaaaaaaaaaaagatcagtACAAATATTGAGAGCTGTAGAAAACTTTTtgatagtatatatacataaaaaataaatttttgaccTAGTTAAACAGTGTCAATTAACGCCCTTTAGCATAAGATGGCTCCGCCACTGCTGATATGCAAAAACCAAAAAGATGTTTGTGGATTTATGTAATGAAAGGTAACTAAAAAACATAGGTAGCAAAGGAGTGATGTAGTTTAATTACCACAGTACTGAAGAGGACAATTGTAATAGTGCTGGTGATCATGACTGCATTTCCTGGCAATTGTGTGTGGCCAAACCTTGTAAACTACAAACAAGAATCAGGCTTCAATCAGTAATATTATCTTTATCGAGTAACAACAAGATTTCCAGTTTTAGATATAAGTACTCCTCCCTCATGTTTCTCCTTTTTCATCTTTTAGAGATATGAGAAGAAGAGAATTCAATTATCTACCTGGTTATAAGCCAACGCCATTGAAACAGCTCCTCGCATCAAACCAGCCCACCATATTGTAACCTGTGAAGATGAATTATTAAAGTTTTTCCATGGTGATTCAGTAGCAGCACAAAATTTTGGCAAAGTCAATAAACCTGGTGCTTGAAGCCGAGCTCGTGATCCTTAGATTGCTTCCAAGAATTTGATAAAATGGACAAAGGTATCACAAAGCACGCTCTTCCAACCATAACCAGGGCAAGCAGCACACCACTCACTGCAACAGATTTTCCAGGACTGTGgaaacaagtccaaaatcaagaGGCAAAGCAAATAAATAGGGCTTTTAACTACTATATGAGCGTCACAAACATAATCATTGACTCTAAATTTGCCTAGGGCCAAGCTCGATCTTATGTTTTAAATGAAATAGATTTCAATCTCACCTGTGGCTAGCGAATCTCCATTTCTCGATATCTAAGGCATCCATACCAACATAAAGGAAAATGAAAGTCTCCGCAATAAATGACATTGTTGCAAAAGCATGCCTGTTGAAAATCAAGTTAAATTCAGAAATGTCGATATGGCTACTTTAAGattctttgaagaagaagattaaaATTGAATCCAACTGAGAAAAAGATTTATAAAGTCTGAATGTTTTGACATACCTTGTTGTCACTTTAGAATTATCGGTCACATTATGCCAGGTATAGTGTGACATGACAATCCCACAGACAAATACTGTAAGAATTCCATTCAAATCAAACAGCTGAAAGGTAGGCATGATTATCAACATTATCAAGATCAATAATCAAAGAAACTACAAACAGTGAGACCTGATAAGTTGATATAAAACTCATGCAGTTCATGTGTACAGGAACTTACTTCTGCCATAACATATGAAAGGTAAGCCATGAGAATCATGAGAGCAACTTCACGATCGGTTGACTTCCTGCCATCAGAATTGAGGCTTATTGAATTGCAAATGAAGAATATGTCGAATTATCTACTGGGAAGTGGAAACCAAACAATCTTTCTGATTGCTAAAGTTTGTGTATTGATATTAACTGAGATGTGACTGATAAACATCAAAGAATAATATATCTGAACCATAATccatgaaataaaataaagaccACATGAAGAAATTTATACACACCTCCTACCAAGGTATATCTTTTTTATTATGTATGCACTTAGCAATCCAACCTGCATAAGAAGAGCATCATATCAGACATGTATGAGATATTGATAAAGCCTATTATAAATAGGCGGATCATAAACAAAATCTGATCATGCGTATATTAGTCGGCTTCTTGCCAATATATACAAGTACTTCCAGATCAAAAGAGTGTTAAAAGAAACCAAGTTATGTAAGATGTTGAGTCTTATCCAGAAGAAAAATCTGTTTCCCAATTCGAAGTTGTGTCGAAAAGATAGGGAAAAATTGACTAATGCACTAATGTAAAACATAATGCGAAAAAGGCTGGCTGACTCACAAGTACTCCGAGCAAAGTGCTTCCCACAAATCGGTAGAGAAAAGTTAGAGTAAGTGATAAGGCCACTTGTGAGTTGATGTTTGAGAGGTCGAATTTCTGGATTGCGTTAAAAAGCACCACTGATGTAGCATCATTTACCACACCTTCTCCAAAGACTAGGCTGTAGAGAAGAGGTGTCTCATCCTGATCAAGCACCTGTAGCAAACACAGCTTGCTATTTTAGTAATCTGTTTTTATCTTCGGAATTAAATTGCAGTTTTAGGAGAAAACCTGCAATGTGCAAACAGAGTCTGTTGCTGAAAATATAGCTCCAATCGCTGCAGTAAAAGAATTTTAATAATCATCAGAAGATGTAAGGAAGAAAGCAGAACACCAATTGTATGTTTTTCCTTCTAATAACTACATCATTTGTATGTTTTAACTTTGCCATCCCTCTATCAATTGTTTCATTACTTTTCCATTGTAACAAATCAATAACCACATAACCAATTGATGGAGAGAAGAGGAAAAGATTACCAAGATAATCCCTTAACTCCAGACCGGTATCCAGCTTCCCAAGTAACAACCATGCACCTAAATAAAAACTTTGAAACGAAATTAAGAGAGACAACCACATAGTAACTCAAGAATAAAATCAAGACTGATCTAACCACATTACACTTCAGAGAGCATATAGTTGCAAattatttgtagaaatttaaCTTAAGGACTAGGCATTATCTTTCTTTAACTGATTGAAGGAGAAGGACTGAAGAAGGCATACCAAATGATATGACGCCGAAAGATATCAATGTGCCAAGGACACCAAACAGCACAATGGTCCCTAAATTCCTGAAAAAGTGCTTCATTTTCACCTGGAAACtggtaaagtaaaaaaaaatgattaatcAGACTCAATAGATTACATTAAACACCTGATAAAAGATTATGTTATCATAAACTAAATAAAACAatcctctttctttttcccctttctcTCTGTTTGCCAGTTAACCACAAAAACAGTGCCAGTCATTAAGGTGGCGACCCTCTTAGTATACTCATAAGACTTCCATATTTAAGTTATATCATAGATTACACGGCCACAAGAGGAAAAAATTGTTTAAAAGTATTCTGTCTCTTCCAAATGTAGACAGTAGAAATCCCAAGGAAAAACACAATGGTCCCTTAGCAGAATGTGATGTTGTCCTTCCAATAATTTATAATTCAGCAGAGCACTCAATTTTACTAATATGTGGCTGGCAAGATTCATGAAATAGTGCTATAATAGCCAAATTAACACCATAATAACATAACAAACCACTATTACGTACCCTATGATGAAAAACTTACCCGGCATTGAATATAATGGCAGGTATAACATAAACAAAGAATAGTTGTTCGTCAAATTCTAAAAGATGAGAACTCTTTCTATTAGTAGTTAGTCGAGTGATGCCTGCAGCAGATAAACCCTGCAGCCAAAAGAAAGGATGGATATCCATTAACGAAACGAGATAACACAGATAGTACATATAAAAAATGTTAGAGATGTGTAattgtgtttgtgtttgtgtttggTACAACATGAAATTAAGAACAAGTCTTACAATAACAAGAGCTGTGATGGACTCGTTAATCCATCGGCTTTCTTCAAGAAGATGACCAATCACAATGCATCCACAGAGAAGTGCGACGAAGAGAGTTAAATTTACAAAGACCTGATCATCAGAACCTGACAAGGCCGTCACGCCCAATCCCGTTATAGCGTCCAAAACCATAACGTTATCTACACAAacactaaaaaaagaaaagaccAATGTAAGTTAGTTGTATCAAACATCAATTTCTAATTAAAGAAGACAACTTTAGCAATGCTAATAACCAAAGTATAAACCGGAGAAAGATCATGCAAACGCAAACACATACTCATCAGGGGTGAAGCCACCTTTTGCTAAATTGACCACATTTATTGGGAATTGTTTttacttcttttaaatttgaataccCTTGGAAAAATTTCTGGCTTCGCCACTAATACTCGTGATTTAAATTTAGTCGGTCAATATCTTAATACATAGTATTAActtttgtatatatgtatatatagttcGAGCAGCAAGTAAGGCACACATGCATATATTGAAAATTCATAAACATTAACAGTTCCAAATAACTTTGGTTTACCTTCAAACTGCAGAGCATCTGCAGTTGCGAAGTTTCAATTGTATGAATGCTACAAAAACAGAACGTGAAACATTTACGTATTGTGAAAGAAGTACTAGAATTCTAGGCTGAACGAGAGAGGGCGACAAGTTTGTAGTAGTTAAGGAGAGAAATTGATGAGAAGAACATTACCACATTGGAATAGATATAGAAGTTAGAAGTTAAGCTGGACAAGGATGCTTCTCAGACAGCAAAGATTAACGGTTTT
It encodes the following:
- the LOC107768405 gene encoding sodium/hydrogen exchanger 3-like, which gives rise to MVLDAITGLGVTALSGSDDQVFVNLTLFVALLCGCIVIGHLLEESRWINESITALVIGLSAAGITRLTTNRKSSHLLEFDEQLFFVYVIPAIIFNAGFQVKMKHFFRNLGTIVLFGVLGTLISFGVISFGAWLLLGKLDTGLELRDYLAIGAIFSATDSVCTLQVLDQDETPLLYSLVFGEGVVNDATSVVLFNAIQKFDLSNINSQVALSLTLTFLYRFVGSTLLGVLVGLLSAYIIKKIYLGRRKSTDREVALMILMAYLSYVMAELFDLNGILTVFVCGIVMSHYTWHNVTDNSKVTTRHAFATMSFIAETFIFLYVGMDALDIEKWRFASHSPGKSVAVSGVLLALVMVGRACFVIPLSILSNSWKQSKDHELGFKHQVTIWWAGLMRGAVSMALAYNQFTRFGHTQLPGNAVMITSTITIVLFSTVVFGLITKPLIRYLLPPSKDINMNSSELSLGLLLLNGLEHEGDVPRISSLTMLLKRPAQTIIYFWSKFDDAFMRRVFGGRDSMPDTPVSSNEGSDHGSQFGSNPSLHLV